The Haloprofundus salinisoli region GTCGACAACAGGCGGGTGGCGCGTTTCGGAGGTGAACCGATGAGCGACGGCGAGACGCCGCAGCCGCACACGGTTCGGCTCGAACTCGTCGACGAGCCCGGCCAGTTGCTCGCGGCGCTGCGGCCCATCGCCGACAACGGCGGTAACCTGCTCTCCATCTACCACGAGCGCGGCAACCTCACGCCGCGCGGTCACATCCCCGTCGAAGTCGACCTGGAGTGTCCGCCGGACCGCTTCGACACCATCGTCGACGCGCTTCGAGAGAACGGCGTCAACGTGATACAGGCGGGTGCGGAGCGCTACGGCGAACAGTTGACCGTCCTTCTGGTCGGACACCTCGTCGACACGGACCTCTCGGACACGCTCCGGAGCATCGAAGAGTGCGCGAACGCGGCGCTGGCGGACCTCTCGGTGTCGGCACCCGAAGGCCGAAACGAGGTGTCGAGCGCCCGCGTCCGACTGGCGACCCAAGCGGGCAAACGTGGGAACGTCCTTGCCGTCGTCCGGGAGATCGCCGACCGGAAGGATCTCCGAGTCGTCGAACCTCTCGCGGAGGGGTCGGCGTGAGAGTCGCCGTCGTCGGTGCCGGAGCGGTGGGTCGCTCCGTCGCCGAGTTGGCCGCCGACTACGGCCAAGAGGTGACGGTGCTCGCGGACTCGCGGGGCGCGGTCGTCGACGCCGACGGGGTCGACGTCGCCGCGGCGCTCGACCGGAAGCAAGAGGAGGGAAGCGTCGGCGACAGGGAGATCGGCGACGCGCTCGTGTCGGAGTACGACGTGCTCGTCGAGGCGACGCCGACGACGCTCGGCGACGCCGAGCCCGGCTTCTCGCACGTGCGAGCGGCCCTCGAATCGAACCGTCACGTCGTGTTGGCGAACAAAGGACCGGTCGCCGAACGCTACGAGGACCTTCGTGCGCTCGAACGCGACAGCGACGGCGACGTGCTGTTCGAGGCGACGGTCGGCGGCGCGATTCCCGTCCTCTCGGCTGTCTCGGACTTCGGCCCCGACCAGATCACCGCCGCCCGCGGCGTGCTGAACGGGACGGCGAACTTCATCCTCTCGCGGATGACCGCCGAGGGGTTGGACTACGACCACGTGCTCGCGGAGGCGCAGGACCTCGGCGTCGCCGAGGCGGACCCCTCCTTCGACGTGGAAGGGACCGACGCGGCGCTCAAATGCGTCATCCTCGGTAACGTGCTCTACGACGGCGGCTACTCGCTTTCCGACGCCGACGTCGAAGGTATCCGCGACATCCCCGGAAGCGCGCTCGAACTCGCCGCCGAAGACGGACAAACGGTGCGACTCATCGGCGAGGCGACCGCGGACGGCGTTCGCGTCGG contains the following coding sequences:
- a CDS encoding amino acid-binding protein, translated to MSDGETPQPHTVRLELVDEPGQLLAALRPIADNGGNLLSIYHERGNLTPRGHIPVEVDLECPPDRFDTIVDALRENGVNVIQAGAERYGEQLTVLLVGHLVDTDLSDTLRSIEECANAALADLSVSAPEGRNEVSSARVRLATQAGKRGNVLAVVREIADRKDLRVVEPLAEGSA
- a CDS encoding homoserine dehydrogenase translates to MRVAVVGAGAVGRSVAELAADYGQEVTVLADSRGAVVDADGVDVAAALDRKQEEGSVGDREIGDALVSEYDVLVEATPTTLGDAEPGFSHVRAALESNRHVVLANKGPVAERYEDLRALERDSDGDVLFEATVGGAIPVLSAVSDFGPDQITAARGVLNGTANFILSRMTAEGLDYDHVLAEAQDLGVAEADPSFDVEGTDAALKCVILGNVLYDGGYSLSDADVEGIRDIPGSALELAAEDGQTVRLIGEATADGVRVGPRLVSENGTLAVTGTQNIVQLETTHAGRLNISGRGAGGPETASAVLSDVRRLE